One part of the Mariniflexile litorale genome encodes these proteins:
- a CDS encoding DUF6787 family protein, whose protein sequence is MEKLKERWGIEQNWQIIIILIVFAITGSTASYIGEPILNYLNISSESFGTFGYWVTRIILLFIMYQFMLVFFGWLFGQYRFFWNFEKKMLRRIGLKRFVN, encoded by the coding sequence TTGGAAAAATTAAAAGAACGTTGGGGCATTGAACAAAATTGGCAAATTATTATAATTCTTATAGTATTTGCCATAACGGGTTCTACTGCATCATATATTGGAGAGCCTATCTTAAATTATTTAAATATTTCTTCTGAAAGTTTTGGAACTTTTGGATATTGGGTAACACGTATTATTCTATTATTCATCATGTATCAATTTATGCTTGTCTTTTTTGGTTGGCTGTTTGGTCAATATAGGTTTTTCTGGAATTTTGAAAAAAAGATGTTGAGACGTATTGGACTAAAACGTTTTGTAAATTAA
- a CDS encoding TonB-dependent receptor yields the protein MKFFLNALLFLAITNLYAQNSIKGTVIDVNTKQGLVYANVYFSEIEKGTSTNENGYFSLENLPSGKHKILVSILGYETKSISVTIPNTTDIEISLTPSAIEMEAIIVSTPFHKLQSENVMKVEHETVKNLKTSGAVSLSDGITNIAGVESITTGLGIGKPVIRGLSSNRVLVYAQGVRMENQQFGDEHGLGLSDSGIESVEVIKGPASLLYGSDALGGVLYLNPEKFAESNTSHADFNGNYFSNTQGFNTNVGYKSSDDHFKFLFRGSLTEHADYKTNTYRVTNTRFKEQDFKAGTGYQNNSFKTEFRYNLNNAKLGIPESIGEQSTLKTPLLPYQNITNHVLSSKSTVFLNNSRLDINLGYIYNDRKEFEEHHHEEDEDEHEEDHEEEILEAALHMKLKTANYDVKYNLPKLGKFETIVGVQGMHQVNTNYGEEQLIPNATTNDVGVLATSHIHFEKYDVQLGARFDNRNIRVDSGLQKDFNSFNGAFGIKTNLFKKVTARVNLATGFRAPNLSELTSDGSHEGTNRYEIGNSNLKSEQNFQTDIALEFKNEHVEFFINGFYNKINNYIFLSPNGEIIDEDPVYTYLQNDANLYGGEIGLHIHPHPLDWLHIESSFETVTGKQTNDSYLPLIPANSLTNILRIEFEKPWLKKGYSFVKLTTTFNQNNISAFETNTVGYSLLSAGVGGSFPLFKNEATVTLSGTNLTNKTYINHLSRLKPDNIFNMGTNINIGLTYNL from the coding sequence ATGAAATTTTTTTTGAATGCCTTGCTATTTCTAGCAATTACAAATCTATACGCCCAAAATTCAATAAAAGGAACCGTTATTGATGTCAATACAAAACAAGGTTTAGTTTATGCTAACGTTTATTTCTCAGAGATTGAAAAAGGTACATCTACCAATGAGAACGGTTATTTTTCATTAGAAAATCTACCTTCAGGCAAACATAAAATACTTGTTTCTATCTTAGGTTACGAAACAAAATCTATAAGTGTAACCATTCCTAATACCACAGATATAGAAATAAGTTTAACCCCCTCTGCCATTGAAATGGAAGCTATTATAGTATCTACCCCCTTTCATAAACTTCAAAGTGAAAACGTTATGAAAGTAGAACATGAAACTGTAAAAAATTTAAAAACTAGCGGTGCTGTAAGTTTGTCCGACGGCATTACGAATATAGCTGGGGTTGAAAGTATTACGACAGGTTTAGGTATTGGAAAACCCGTAATTCGAGGCTTGAGCTCTAACCGCGTTTTGGTTTATGCTCAGGGTGTTCGAATGGAAAATCAGCAATTTGGAGACGAACATGGTTTAGGCCTTAGCGATTCGGGTATTGAAAGTGTTGAAGTGATAAAAGGCCCCGCTTCCCTACTCTATGGTAGCGATGCACTTGGGGGCGTACTCTATTTAAACCCCGAGAAGTTTGCTGAAAGCAATACATCGCATGCCGATTTTAATGGTAATTATTTTAGCAATACTCAAGGTTTTAATACCAATGTGGGTTATAAATCATCTGACGACCATTTTAAATTCTTATTCAGAGGAAGTTTAACCGAACATGCCGATTATAAAACAAACACGTACCGAGTTACGAATACACGCTTTAAAGAACAAGACTTTAAGGCAGGCACGGGCTACCAAAACAATAGTTTTAAAACAGAGTTTCGTTATAATTTAAACAATGCAAAACTAGGAATTCCAGAAAGTATTGGTGAACAATCTACTTTAAAAACCCCTTTACTTCCTTATCAGAATATTACTAACCATGTGTTAAGTTCAAAATCGACTGTATTCTTAAATAATTCGCGCTTAGATATTAATTTAGGTTATATCTATAATGACAGAAAAGAATTTGAAGAACACCATCATGAAGAAGACGAGGATGAACATGAAGAAGATCATGAAGAAGAAATTTTAGAAGCAGCTCTACACATGAAGTTAAAAACAGCTAATTATGATGTAAAATACAACTTACCAAAATTAGGAAAGTTTGAAACTATTGTTGGTGTACAAGGAATGCATCAAGTAAACACCAATTATGGTGAAGAACAATTAATACCTAATGCCACTACAAACGATGTTGGTGTTTTAGCCACTTCTCACATTCATTTTGAAAAATATGATGTACAATTGGGCGCCCGATTTGATAACCGAAATATCCGTGTTGATTCAGGTTTACAAAAAGATTTTAATAGTTTTAATGGTGCTTTTGGTATTAAAACCAATCTTTTTAAAAAGGTTACTGCCAGAGTAAATTTAGCAACAGGCTTTAGAGCTCCAAATTTATCTGAACTAACTTCTGATGGTTCACACGAAGGAACCAATCGATACGAAATAGGGAATTCTAACTTAAAAAGTGAGCAAAATTTTCAAACCGATATTGCTTTAGAATTTAAAAACGAACATGTTGAGTTTTTTATAAATGGATTTTATAACAAAATAAATAATTACATTTTTTTATCGCCTAACGGAGAAATCATTGATGAAGATCCTGTTTATACTTATCTTCAAAATGATGCCAATTTATATGGTGGTGAAATCGGGTTGCACATACACCCACATCCTTTAGATTGGTTACATATTGAGTCAAGTTTTGAAACCGTTACTGGAAAACAAACAAATGATAGTTATTTACCTTTAATTCCTGCAAATTCATTGACTAATATTTTAAGAATTGAATTTGAAAAACCTTGGTTAAAAAAAGGCTATTCGTTTGTAAAATTAACAACTACGTTTAACCAAAATAATATCAGTGCTTTTGAAACAAACACGGTAGGATATAGTTTATTAAGTGCTGGAGTTGGTGGTAGCTTTCCTTTGTTTAAAAATGAAGCCACTGTTACCTTGTCGGGTACTAACTTGACTAACAAGACCTATATCAATCATCTATCGCGTTTAAAACCTGATAACATTTTCAATATGGGAACGAATATTAATATTGGATTAACTTATAATTTGTAA
- a CDS encoding DUF937 domain-containing protein yields MSGILDLLNSDLGKTIINGVSNQTNQPQNKTQDVLTMALPVLMAAMKRNASTPQGAEGLLGALNSGKHDGSILENLGGLFSGGVDSNVLDDGSKILGHVLGGKQQNVQNAISQKSGIDEGSVAQILKVAAPILMGILGNKAKQENVNSASGIEGLLGGLLGGSSAKNEQSFLESILDADGDGSIIDDVAGMVLGGSKKKGGLGGLLGGLFGRK; encoded by the coding sequence ATGTCAGGAATCTTAGACTTATTAAACAGTGACCTAGGAAAAACCATTATTAATGGTGTTTCAAATCAAACCAACCAACCGCAAAATAAAACACAAGATGTATTAACTATGGCATTGCCTGTTTTAATGGCGGCTATGAAGCGCAACGCCTCAACACCTCAAGGAGCTGAAGGATTACTTGGTGCTTTGAATAGTGGTAAACACGATGGAAGTATTTTAGAGAATCTTGGAGGTTTATTTAGTGGCGGTGTCGATTCTAATGTTTTAGATGATGGAAGTAAAATTTTAGGACATGTATTAGGTGGAAAACAGCAAAATGTTCAAAATGCAATCAGTCAAAAATCTGGTATTGATGAAGGTTCCGTAGCACAAATATTAAAAGTAGCTGCACCTATTTTAATGGGTATTTTGGGTAACAAAGCAAAACAAGAAAATGTAAATAGTGCCAGTGGTATTGAAGGCCTATTAGGTGGATTACTTGGTGGTAGTTCTGCTAAGAATGAGCAAAGCTTTTTAGAATCTATTTTAGATGCTGATGGTGATGGTAGCATTATTGATGATGTTGCAGGTATGGTATTAGGAGGCTCTAAAAAGAAAGGTGGACTAGGAGGTTTACTAGGTGGTCTTTTTGGACGTAAATAA
- a CDS encoding DUF6146 family protein — MKSIIYILLICGFTISCNTTKPTTSNKNEKLENAKLSDTVSISNDELEYEIIIIEPGFNSWLVSRAKPEGFYSQQYLENRNLIYVNEWNNRVTQPQLYNPNLYEMQIDYQHGIDYGYEVNYKLYNYFIYFQLTYKQRLGPFIPRI; from the coding sequence ATGAAATCAATTATATATATACTGCTAATTTGTGGTTTTACTATAAGTTGCAATACAACAAAACCTACCACATCTAACAAAAATGAAAAGTTAGAAAACGCCAAACTTAGCGATACTGTGAGCATTTCTAATGATGAATTAGAATATGAAATTATTATTATAGAACCTGGTTTTAACTCCTGGTTAGTAAGTAGGGCTAAACCTGAAGGTTTCTATTCCCAGCAATATTTAGAAAACAGAAACTTAATTTATGTAAACGAATGGAACAATCGTGTTACACAACCGCAGCTGTATAACCCCAATTTATACGAAATGCAAATTGATTATCAGCATGGTATCGATTATGGTTACGAAGTTAACTACAAGTTATACAATTACTTTATTTATTTTCAGCTTACTTACAAACAAAGATTAGGACCATTTATTCCTCGAATTTAA
- a CDS encoding D-2-hydroxyacid dehydrogenase — protein MKVLANDGISKSGIEALEKGGFEVITTTVAQEQLANYINEKQISVLLVRSATTVRKDLIDVCPSIKIIGRGGVGMDNIDVDYAKSKGLHVINTPASSSHSVAELVFGHFYGLARFLHNSNREMPLEGDANFGKLKKAYAKGVELKGKTLGVLGFGRIGQATAKVALGAGMKVIAFDPFLESANLELDFFDGQKVNFQIKTISKEEVLKQADFITLHVPAQKEYVIGAPEFEMMKKGVFIANASRGGVIDEAALVAAIESGKVAGAALDVFENEPKPEIQLLMNAGLSLTPHTGAATNEAQDRIGTELAEQIISILK, from the coding sequence ATGAAAGTATTAGCAAACGACGGTATTTCTAAAAGCGGTATTGAAGCCCTTGAAAAAGGTGGTTTTGAAGTAATTACAACAACCGTAGCGCAAGAGCAATTAGCAAACTACATAAACGAAAAACAAATTAGTGTTTTATTAGTACGTAGTGCAACAACAGTACGTAAAGATTTAATTGATGTATGTCCAAGCATCAAAATTATAGGTCGTGGTGGTGTTGGTATGGATAACATCGATGTAGATTATGCAAAAAGTAAAGGGCTACACGTTATTAATACACCTGCTTCTTCTTCACATTCTGTTGCCGAATTAGTATTTGGTCATTTTTACGGATTAGCACGTTTTTTACATAATTCAAATAGAGAGATGCCTCTTGAAGGTGATGCCAACTTTGGTAAATTAAAGAAAGCATATGCAAAAGGTGTTGAGCTTAAAGGAAAAACTTTAGGTGTTTTAGGTTTTGGGCGTATTGGTCAAGCCACTGCAAAAGTAGCTTTAGGTGCAGGCATGAAAGTTATTGCTTTCGATCCGTTTCTTGAAAGTGCTAATTTAGAATTAGACTTTTTTGACGGTCAAAAAGTAAATTTCCAGATTAAGACTATTTCTAAAGAAGAGGTTTTAAAACAAGCCGATTTTATTACATTACACGTACCTGCTCAAAAAGAGTATGTTATTGGTGCACCTGAATTCGAAATGATGAAAAAAGGGGTATTCATCGCTAATGCTTCCCGTGGTGGTGTTATTGATGAAGCTGCTTTAGTAGCTGCTATTGAAAGCGGAAAAGTTGCTGGTGCTGCTTTAGACGTTTTTGAAAACGAACCAAAACCAGAAATTCAATTATTAATGAATGCTGGCTTATCGTTAACACCTCATACAGGTGCTGCTACAAACGAAGCTCAAGATAGAATAGGTACTGAATTAGCCGAACAAATAATAAGTATCTTAAAATAG